In Panicum virgatum strain AP13 chromosome 4N, P.virgatum_v5, whole genome shotgun sequence, a single window of DNA contains:
- the LOC120671362 gene encoding uncharacterized protein LOC120671362 — MEDEQMDKKVQEYLQRKGLRVAELPPPGDRARLPASVHPNVALASMPGGFLSFPPNGHAYFAPPWPPQPLPVPMAQHAAFGSKSKPAINIDDGDDVRTEKRLSWKPDEDLRLVRAWLNCSSDPLSSNGKKNEQYWGDVLAFYNSTTSTKRKRKVKHLKDRFQKIKRWVGFFCWSLKKAASIEENSQSDDQLMEKALQFYLDDYKEGPFVVLHCWKALRDEPKWHAVLEDLEKSNKRKLGDEGEVGNSTPTSEDTREKEHPTVEKEAKKQCNGKGKVKAIDKGLDEDIKRCIDIHAATKKRHEEFIKVQLRVSDAKVEAARLKREAAMLKTYTSFMGMDTREMTDELKSEHAIGLKLLREKLFGNNN, encoded by the exons atggaggaCGAGCAGATGGACAAGAAGGTGCAGGAGTACCTGCAGCGCAAGGGCCTGCGCGTCGCCGAGCTCCCGCCACCCGGGGACCGCGCCCGCCTCCCTGCCTCCGTGCACCCCAACGTCGCGCTCGCCAG TATGCCTGGCGGTTTTCTAAGCTTTCCCCCAAATGGTCATGCTTATTTTGCGCCACCATGGCCACCACAACCACTTCCTGTTCCAATGGCTCAACATGCTGCGTTTGGTTCAAAAAGTAAACCTGCCATCAACAttgatgatggcgatgatgtTAGGACTGAGAAGCGCCTGTCATGGAAACCAGATGAAGACTTGAGATTG GTGCGCGCTTGGTTAAACTGTTCCAGTGACCCTCTCAGCAGTAATGGCAAGAAAAATGAGCAATACTGGGGAGATGTACTTGCATTCTACAATAGCACCACATCTACAAAACGGAAAAGGAAAGTGAAGCATCTTAAAGATCGATTTCAAAAGATTAAGAGATGGGTTGGGTTTTTCTGCTGGTCATTGAAGAAGGCTGCATCAATTGAAGAAAACAGTCAATCGGATGACCAATTGATGGAAAAGGCTCTGCAATTTTATTTGGACGACTATAAAGAAGGCCCATTCGTAGTTCTGCATTGCTGGAAGGCTCTCCGTGACGAACCCAAGTGGCATGCAGTCTTGGAGGACCTTGAGAAATCAAACAAAAGGAAACTGGGTGATGAGGGAGAGGTAGGGAACAGCACACCCACATCTGAAGATACCAGAGAAAAGGAACATCCAACAGTGGAGAAAGAAGCTAAGAAACAATGCAATGGCAAAGGCAAGGTCAAGGCTATTGACAAGGGTTTGGATGAAGATATAAAGAGGTGCATTGATATTCATGCTGCAACTAAAAAACGCCATGAAGAATTCATAAAGGTCCAGCTGCGGGTTTCTGACGCAAAGGTTGAGGCGGCGAGGCTCAAGAGGGAGGCTGCTATGCTGAAAACATACACGTCTTTTATGGGCATGGATACTAGGGAGATGACTGATGAGCTGAAATCTGAGCATGCAATAGGCTTGAAGCTTCTGCGAGAGAAATTGTTTGGCAACAATAATTGA